A genome region from Arachidicoccus soli includes the following:
- a CDS encoding phytoene/squalene synthase family protein — protein sequence MKQLFDNLSFDVSKITTKSYSTSFSLGILLIDKRLRQAIYAIYGFVRIADEIVDSFDSYDKKYLLEKFKNDTYESIEMGISTNPILNSFQHVVKEFSIDKSLIETFLQSMEMDLSKINYNDERYEQYILGSAEVVGLMCLYVFAEGNKDSYEALKPFAMKLGAAFQKVNFLRDMKDDYQVLGRTYFPNVNLTCFTDAEKEAIERDVAEDFAIAKQGIKMLPATSRGGVYLAYVYYVSLFNKIKRIPSHQLLKERVRINNGKKIRLMLNCIIQEKINLV from the coding sequence ATGAAACAACTATTTGATAACCTTTCATTCGATGTAAGTAAAATTACAACCAAGTCTTACAGCACAAGTTTCTCCTTAGGCATTTTGCTGATTGATAAACGCTTGAGGCAAGCTATTTATGCTATTTATGGCTTTGTGCGCATAGCTGATGAAATTGTAGATAGCTTTGATTCTTACGATAAGAAATATTTATTGGAGAAATTTAAAAATGACACCTACGAGTCAATAGAAATGGGTATTTCCACGAACCCTATATTAAATTCTTTTCAGCATGTGGTTAAAGAATTTTCAATTGATAAGTCTTTGATTGAAACATTTTTACAAAGCATGGAAATGGATTTATCCAAAATAAATTACAATGATGAAAGATATGAACAATATATTTTAGGGTCTGCAGAAGTTGTAGGATTGATGTGTTTATATGTTTTTGCAGAAGGTAATAAAGATTCCTACGAAGCTTTGAAGCCCTTCGCGATGAAGCTGGGTGCGGCTTTTCAAAAAGTCAATTTTTTAAGAGATATGAAGGATGATTATCAAGTTTTGGGTAGGACTTACTTTCCAAATGTAAACTTAACCTGTTTTACAGATGCAGAAAAAGAGGCAATTGAACGAGATGTGGCAGAAGATTTTGCTATTGCAAAGCAGGGTATTAAAATGTTGCCTGCGACTTCGAGAGGAGGCGTTTATCTAGCGTATGTGTATTATGTTTCTTTATTTAATAAAATTAAAAGAATACCATCACATCAATTACTAAAAGAACGGGTGCGTATTAATAATGGGAAGAAAATAAGATTGATGCTGAATTGTATCATTCAAGAAAAAATAAACCTTGTATGA
- a CDS encoding phytoene desaturase family protein: MAKIAVIGAGFSGLSAAAYLAEAGHEVHLFEKNAAIGGRARQLKTDNGYTFDMGPSWYWMPEVFENFFQDFGLKVTDFYQLELLDPGFEMVFSGEEKLKIPADYKMLGNLFDSLEKEGSSKLDAFMEEAKYKYNEGMLRLAYMPGDSILEFANIKLLKSAMKMQVFSSFSKHVRKYFSNSKLIALMEFPVLFLGAMPQDTPALYSLMNYAGLKLGTWYPKGGFSKVVEAMQNVALSRHVQFYFDCPVEKIITKNDKVSSIKTKNGLIDFDAVIASADYHHVENDLLEKQSKNYDENYWQKKTFAPSCLIFYVGIKKKLSKLLHHTLFFDEDMWQHAKDIYKNPQWPAKPLFYACCSSRTDADVAPTGHENLFLLMPIAAGLVGDDETTLEKYFEIMMSRLSLHIGEPILPFIDYKKSYCVADFKMDYNAYKGNAYGLANTLNQTAILKPKMRNKKIKNLFYAGQLTVPGPGVPPSIISGKIAAELLIKQLNA, encoded by the coding sequence ATGGCAAAAATTGCTGTTATAGGAGCTGGGTTCTCGGGATTAAGTGCGGCTGCGTATTTAGCAGAGGCAGGACATGAAGTGCATTTGTTTGAAAAAAATGCAGCTATTGGAGGTCGTGCCCGGCAATTAAAAACGGATAACGGCTACACATTTGATATGGGACCAAGTTGGTATTGGATGCCAGAGGTTTTTGAAAATTTCTTTCAAGATTTTGGATTAAAAGTTACTGATTTTTATCAATTGGAATTATTGGATCCTGGTTTTGAAATGGTTTTTTCAGGGGAAGAAAAATTAAAAATTCCTGCAGATTATAAGATGCTGGGCAATTTGTTTGACTCATTGGAAAAAGAGGGCTCCTCCAAATTGGATGCTTTTATGGAAGAAGCGAAATATAAGTACAACGAAGGAATGCTTCGGTTAGCTTATATGCCTGGAGATTCTATCTTGGAATTTGCCAATATTAAGTTGCTCAAAAGCGCTATGAAAATGCAAGTGTTTTCATCCTTTAGTAAGCACGTGCGTAAGTATTTTTCAAATTCCAAATTGATTGCTTTAATGGAATTTCCGGTACTTTTTTTAGGAGCTATGCCGCAAGACACGCCTGCACTCTATAGTTTAATGAATTATGCCGGTTTGAAATTAGGTACTTGGTATCCAAAAGGAGGCTTTTCAAAAGTTGTTGAAGCTATGCAAAATGTAGCTTTAAGTAGGCATGTTCAATTTTATTTTGATTGCCCAGTAGAGAAAATAATAACTAAGAATGATAAAGTTTCTTCCATTAAAACAAAAAATGGTTTAATTGATTTTGATGCTGTAATTGCTTCAGCCGATTATCATCATGTAGAAAATGATTTATTAGAAAAGCAATCCAAAAACTATGATGAGAATTATTGGCAGAAGAAAACTTTTGCACCTTCTTGTCTTATTTTCTATGTGGGCATAAAAAAGAAATTAAGTAAACTATTGCACCATACTTTGTTCTTTGATGAAGATATGTGGCAACATGCGAAAGATATTTATAAAAATCCCCAGTGGCCCGCAAAACCTTTGTTTTATGCTTGCTGCAGTTCTCGAACAGATGCAGATGTTGCACCCACAGGACACGAAAATTTGTTTTTATTAATGCCTATTGCTGCTGGGTTAGTTGGTGATGATGAAACCACGCTCGAAAAGTATTTTGAAATAATGATGAGTCGATTATCACTACATATAGGAGAACCTATTTTACCCTTTATCGACTATAAAAAAAGCTATTGTGTGGCAGATTTCAAAATGGATTATAATGCTTACAAAGGAAATGCTTATGGCTTGGCTAATACCCTAAATCAAACTGCCATCTTAAAGCCTAAAATGCGCAACAAAAAAATAAAAAATCTTTTTTATGCCGGTCAGTTGACAGTGCCTGGCCCTGGGGTGCCACCTTCAATTATCTCTGGTAAAATAGCAGCTGAACTATTAATTAAGCAATTAAACGCCTAG
- a CDS encoding MarR family winged helix-turn-helix transcriptional regulator, producing the protein MENSIDDLLDLIHKWKSFRENDASGDAISFARWLLNREGAGQDAEKSVVENSKNVIRTYQSPDISNKALVGYLLGRMNMFVKNYAKEPFQKLGVASIEEFRLLALTQRLKNPNRSEISNEAMMEFSTVNDMLKRLEKRGLIAHEKDENDKRASRVSLTPKGKELLGKIFNALAGMQPKVTGDLSDEEQENLVSLLMRLNRFHTHYFETEFKKKK; encoded by the coding sequence ATGGAGAATTCTATAGACGATTTGTTGGACTTAATTCATAAATGGAAGTCATTTCGAGAAAACGACGCAAGTGGGGATGCTATTTCGTTTGCACGTTGGTTGCTTAATCGTGAAGGTGCTGGGCAAGATGCAGAGAAATCCGTGGTGGAAAATTCTAAAAATGTAATTAGAACTTATCAGTCACCGGATATATCTAATAAGGCACTTGTTGGTTATTTATTAGGAAGGATGAACATGTTTGTGAAAAACTATGCTAAAGAACCTTTTCAAAAGTTAGGAGTTGCTAGCATAGAAGAATTTAGATTGTTGGCGCTCACTCAAAGATTGAAAAACCCAAATCGTTCAGAAATAAGTAATGAAGCGATGATGGAATTTTCTACCGTAAATGATATGCTAAAGAGGTTGGAGAAAAGAGGATTAATTGCTCACGAAAAGGATGAAAATGATAAGCGAGCAAGTCGTGTGTCGCTTACGCCAAAAGGTAAAGAGTTATTGGGTAAAATTTTTAATGCATTGGCTGGAATGCAGCCAAAAGTTACAGGAGATCTTTCCGATGAAGAGCAAGAAAACTTGGTATCGTTACTGATGCGTTTAAATAGATTTCATACACATTATTTCGAAACCGAATTCAAAAAGAAAAAATAG
- a CDS encoding DUF5074 domain-containing protein translates to MKKQEYLLVLAAAIIGGFAACTKNDAPMKEPVEPTTGVYVLNQGGFGGNNTTLTYYDFATAKATADFFALNNSTSLGSTGNDAIIFGSKMYIVMNGSDNVTVVDKTSGKLIKRIAGPSKWSPREAMIYKNELLITAFNNTVSIIDTAALSITQTIIVGTNPEGMAISGNMLYVANSGGLNYVIHEDYDSTVSVVDLTSNTELKKIKVGLNPNYVVADSKGNIYVSTFGNYSTILPRIYKIDASSNTITDSSNTVNATGKMVIYDDNLYLEGTSVTTLSTTNLHGTPSNFITDNTIFKSPYGLDIDPSNGDVYVSDAIDYVAPGMEYCFDNTGKLKFSFSVAPGVNPYKVVFL, encoded by the coding sequence ATGAAAAAACAGGAATATTTATTAGTCTTAGCTGCTGCAATTATAGGCGGCTTTGCGGCGTGTACAAAAAATGACGCACCTATGAAAGAGCCCGTAGAGCCCACAACAGGTGTGTATGTATTAAACCAAGGTGGATTTGGGGGGAACAACACCACGCTTACTTATTACGATTTTGCAACAGCAAAAGCTACCGCCGATTTTTTCGCTTTGAATAATAGCACTTCATTAGGAAGTACAGGAAATGATGCGATCATTTTTGGTAGTAAAATGTATATTGTAATGAACGGTTCGGATAACGTTACTGTAGTAGATAAAACATCGGGCAAATTGATAAAAAGAATTGCAGGCCCAAGTAAATGGAGTCCGCGCGAAGCAATGATTTATAAAAATGAATTGTTGATTACTGCATTTAACAATACTGTTTCTATTATAGATACCGCGGCGCTTTCAATTACACAAACAATTATTGTTGGTACCAACCCTGAAGGAATGGCTATTTCAGGAAATATGCTGTATGTTGCCAATTCTGGAGGTTTGAATTATGTAATACATGAGGATTATGATAGTACCGTTTCCGTAGTTGATTTAACTTCTAATACAGAACTTAAAAAGATTAAAGTAGGCCTTAATCCCAATTATGTAGTAGCCGATTCGAAAGGAAATATTTATGTTTCTACATTTGGAAATTATTCCACTATTTTGCCGCGTATTTATAAAATAGATGCTTCTAGTAATACGATTACAGATTCTTCAAACACTGTAAATGCAACAGGTAAGATGGTTATTTATGATGATAATCTTTATTTGGAAGGCACATCTGTTACCACACTTAGCACAACCAATTTACATGGAACCCCAAGTAATTTTATTACAGATAATACCATTTTTAAATCTCCTTACGGGTTAGATATTGATCCTTCAAATGGAGATGTATATGTTTCTGATGCGATTGATTATGTAGCTCCTGGCATGGAATACTGTTTTGATAATACTGGTAAATTGAAATTTAGTTTTTCTGTAGCGCCGGGAGTGAATCCATATAAGGTAGTTTTCCTATAA
- a CDS encoding TonB-dependent receptor produces MNVYSVADAVKYFSGVQVKDYGGIGGFKSINVRSLGANHTGISYDGLMLSDVQNGQIDLGRFPANSFTNISLTNAEPNNLLQSARAFSYASVLELTTDNISDNQPKRNNYINTGLTAGSFGLIEPFVNLRHQFSKKFSTTFSTDWQYANGQYNFSYVNNDSTEKARRLNADIKALKLSASAKYLFANSVLNADVYAYNSQRGLPNSIVYYNYTGGQRYWDNDFFAQASWQKKISTKSNLLLLAKYNAAYNKYVDTTFLNSAGMLKNVFWQREFYTSAAFKQKLFSFMDVAIGSDFFINNLHSEQSNFINPKRYTWLNNISTKINFAPFVITANLLSTIVNNTVENGSKPPNMQAHSPSVSLGYKPIKNIPLRIRSFYKSIFRMPTFNDLYYTNVGNTNLKPEDTKQWDIGVTWQQNLKHSVLQNFLLTTDVYYNNITNMILAIPQQNLAQWSMQNIGKVQIKGLDITSKFYFKPIQYWHFSLFANYSFQQAINMTNPQSALYKNQIPYTPKNFGSFNLLGDYKKFSFGYNALFSGYRYINGQNSYATYLAGWSTQDLSVAYHYTSKKEQIISFKFQLNNLFNQQYQVVKYYPMPGRNFKLSISLQI; encoded by the coding sequence AATACTTTTCAGGTGTACAAGTAAAAGATTATGGTGGAATTGGCGGGTTTAAAAGTATTAATGTGCGTAGCCTTGGGGCTAATCATACTGGTATTTCTTATGATGGATTAATGTTGAGCGATGTGCAAAACGGACAAATAGACTTAGGTAGATTTCCCGCAAATAGTTTTACGAATATAAGCTTAACAAATGCAGAGCCGAACAATCTTCTTCAATCTGCAAGGGCTTTTTCTTATGCCTCGGTTTTAGAACTAACTACAGATAATATTTCAGATAATCAACCTAAGAGAAATAATTACATCAACACGGGTTTAACGGCGGGTTCTTTTGGATTGATTGAACCTTTTGTAAATCTGCGTCATCAATTTTCTAAAAAGTTTTCTACTACTTTCAGCACAGATTGGCAATACGCAAATGGTCAATATAATTTTTCCTATGTAAATAATGATTCTACAGAAAAAGCAAGAAGGTTAAATGCAGATATAAAAGCTTTAAAACTAAGTGCCAGCGCTAAATATTTATTTGCAAATAGTGTATTGAACGCGGATGTTTACGCATATAATTCTCAGCGCGGTTTGCCCAATTCTATTGTCTATTATAATTATACTGGAGGTCAACGCTATTGGGATAATGATTTTTTTGCACAGGCTTCATGGCAAAAAAAAATCTCTACGAAAAGTAATTTATTGTTGTTAGCTAAATACAATGCAGCTTATAATAAATATGTGGATACCACATTTTTAAATTCGGCGGGCATGCTTAAAAATGTTTTCTGGCAAAGAGAGTTTTATACAAGTGCTGCATTTAAACAGAAGCTTTTTTCATTTATGGATGTAGCAATTGGATCGGACTTCTTTATAAATAATTTGCACAGCGAACAAAGCAATTTTATTAACCCCAAACGTTATACTTGGTTAAACAATATCAGTACAAAAATAAATTTTGCCCCATTCGTAATTACAGCGAATTTGTTAAGTACAATAGTTAATAATACTGTTGAAAATGGGAGTAAACCGCCCAATATGCAAGCCCATTCGCCATCTGTTTCATTGGGTTATAAACCCATTAAAAATATTCCACTTCGCATAAGATCGTTCTATAAAAGCATTTTCAGAATGCCTACTTTCAACGATTTGTATTACACCAACGTGGGTAATACCAACCTTAAACCGGAGGACACAAAACAATGGGATATAGGCGTAACATGGCAACAAAACCTTAAACATTCTGTGTTGCAAAATTTTTTGCTGACTACAGATGTTTATTACAATAACATAACCAATATGATATTGGCGATTCCTCAACAAAACTTAGCACAATGGAGTATGCAGAATATTGGAAAAGTGCAAATAAAAGGACTGGATATTACTAGTAAATTTTACTTTAAACCTATACAATATTGGCATTTTAGCTTATTTGCCAATTATAGTTTTCAGCAGGCTATTAATATGACGAATCCTCAATCGGCATTGTACAAAAATCAAATTCCTTATACACCTAAAAATTTTGGTTCGTTCAATTTATTGGGTGATTATAAAAAATTTTCCTTTGGATATAATGCTTTGTTTTCCGGTTATCGCTACATCAATGGTCAGAACAGTTATGCCACTTACTTGGCTGGATGGAGTACGCAAGACCTATCGGTAGCGTATCATTATACTTCTAAAAAAGAACAAATTATTTCTTTCAAATTTCAATTGAATAATTTATTTAACCAACAATATCAGGTTGTAAAATATTATCCAATGCCCGGAAGAAATTTCAAACTTAGTATTTCATTACAAATATAA